A section of the Rossellomorea marisflavi genome encodes:
- a CDS encoding GNAT family N-acetyltransferase, with translation MSRLDTLNLEQISRFIASLNAMSKHHIGYCGEKSDEILDTLQHDFSDLNLEDCLAVSYDDEDEGILGVLGADVDLDNHSAELWGPFVNSENPEPLTALLWEEISSNLGKMVQTYHGFYNDLNLIGQGFIESLGGKVTGSHLILKAKKYDYTDEHDVVVEELSPKWHQAFDKLHNESFPDTYYTSEEIIYKVNDNNKVFVIPSGDTLLGYIYVEGNPDYEEGNIEFIAVSTDNRKRGIGTRLVKHALGFMFEDLGIEEISICVNEQNSQAINLYKRAGFKREHRLHHYVLNV, from the coding sequence ATGTCACGACTTGATACGCTGAATTTGGAACAGATATCCAGGTTTATAGCGAGTTTGAACGCAATGAGTAAACACCACATCGGCTATTGTGGTGAAAAATCTGATGAAATCTTGGACACATTGCAACATGATTTCTCTGACCTGAATTTAGAGGATTGTTTGGCGGTTAGCTACGACGATGAAGACGAAGGTATCCTTGGTGTCCTGGGAGCTGACGTCGACTTAGATAATCATTCTGCAGAGCTATGGGGTCCTTTTGTGAATAGTGAAAATCCGGAACCATTAACGGCATTGCTTTGGGAGGAGATATCTTCAAATTTAGGAAAAATGGTTCAGACCTATCATGGATTTTACAACGATCTAAATCTAATTGGGCAAGGCTTCATTGAGTCTCTCGGAGGTAAGGTTACGGGAAGCCATTTAATTCTTAAAGCCAAGAAATATGATTATACCGACGAACATGATGTGGTAGTCGAGGAACTAAGTCCAAAGTGGCATCAAGCATTTGATAAGCTACATAATGAATCATTCCCGGATACATATTATACAAGTGAAGAAATTATTTATAAGGTTAACGATAATAATAAAGTGTTTGTCATTCCATCAGGGGATACCCTTTTAGGATACATTTATGTAGAAGGTAATCCAGATTATGAAGAAGGAAACATTGAATTTATTGCTGTTTCAACTGATAATCGTAAAAGAGGCATCGGGACTAGGTTGGTTAAGCATGCCCTGGGTTTCATGTTTGAGGACTTAGGGATAGAGGAAATATCTATTTGTGTGAATGAGCAAAACTCCCAAGCTATTAACTTATATAAGAGGGCAGGTTTTAAGAGAGAACATCGGCTGCATCATTATGTGCTGAATGTGTGA
- a CDS encoding ABC transporter permease, with product MFRYLPNTISELVIFYIIFLGFFLGITLVGDQQTIDYNIQMVILNYVFWFLILSITQGIGWEISNEAGQGTLEQLYMTPYKLWYVLLSRMISTLLINIVTITLLLFAAMFTSQQWLNMDLLSILPILGITLFGVFGLGYAIAGITMILKQVDYILQLFQFVIMGLTFVPITVVPILKFGPFMLGLQLIREIAIRGIAITDIPIGDLIFLIINSFLYFIIGLLCFKKCEQIAKRKGLFGHY from the coding sequence ATGTTTCGGTATCTGCCGAATACAATCAGTGAGCTTGTTATATTCTATATCATATTTTTAGGTTTTTTTCTCGGAATAACATTGGTAGGAGACCAACAGACCATTGATTACAATATTCAAATGGTCATTCTAAACTATGTGTTTTGGTTTTTAATTTTGTCCATTACTCAGGGGATCGGATGGGAGATTTCAAATGAAGCTGGGCAGGGTACGTTAGAACAACTCTATATGACCCCCTACAAACTCTGGTATGTTTTGCTCTCCAGAATGATTAGTACCCTTCTAATCAATATTGTCACCATAACTCTTCTATTGTTTGCAGCCATGTTTACGTCTCAACAGTGGCTGAATATGGACTTACTATCAATCCTACCCATCCTTGGAATCACGCTATTCGGAGTCTTTGGGTTGGGCTATGCTATTGCAGGGATAACGATGATTTTAAAACAGGTTGATTACATTCTACAGCTTTTTCAATTCGTTATCATGGGGCTTACCTTTGTCCCTATAACTGTTGTTCCGATATTGAAATTTGGTCCGTTCATGTTAGGTCTACAATTGATCAGGGAGATTGCAATCCGGGGTATTGCAATCACTGACATTCCTATTGGTGATCTTATCTTCCTCATTATTAATTCATTTTTATATTTTATCATTGGTTTATTATGTTTTAAAAAATGTGAGCAAATAGCCAAAAGGAAAGGTCTGTTTGGCCATTATTAG
- a CDS encoding ABC transporter ATP-binding protein yields the protein MIEVKDLSKSYLSKKNRVDVLKNVSFCINQGEVVGLLGSNGAGKTTLIKSLCGLIEPDAGQVTIRNLAVNHQDKRALKYISSVLEGNRNLYWRLTVKENIEYFLGNRGISRKSISIEMNNFLKKFSLLEKKNELVKNLSRGMQQKVAIIIALMSQTEVLLLDEPTLGLDVEANNEIRNFLKEIVKTEKKTILISSHDMNLIERLCDRVIIINKGEVVTDDSVENLLRLFQAISYQFIVDRPLKEEQNEKLRQRYPTMRSGFIEGNHTLEFTILEKKDFYQIVEMLKGFHVFIESIDKHQINFEQVFLTLVKGERQYATI from the coding sequence ATGATTGAAGTCAAGGATCTTTCAAAGTCGTATCTTTCAAAAAAGAATCGAGTAGATGTTCTGAAGAATGTATCATTTTGTATTAATCAAGGAGAAGTAGTTGGCCTTTTGGGTTCAAATGGAGCAGGCAAAACAACATTAATTAAAAGCTTATGCGGTTTGATAGAGCCGGATGCTGGTCAGGTCACCATCCGCAACTTAGCGGTTAATCATCAAGATAAAAGAGCCTTGAAATATATCAGTTCCGTCCTCGAAGGGAATCGGAATCTTTATTGGAGGTTGACGGTAAAGGAGAACATCGAGTACTTTTTGGGTAACCGAGGAATCTCAAGGAAGTCCATTTCAATTGAAATGAATAACTTCCTAAAAAAGTTCTCATTATTAGAAAAAAAGAATGAGTTAGTAAAAAACCTCTCAAGAGGTATGCAACAAAAGGTGGCTATTATCATAGCATTAATGAGTCAAACTGAGGTTCTGCTATTGGATGAACCGACTCTTGGATTGGATGTCGAGGCGAATAATGAGATTCGCAACTTTTTGAAAGAAATCGTAAAGACAGAGAAAAAAACAATCCTGATAAGTTCTCATGACATGAATCTAATTGAGCGCTTATGTGATCGTGTAATCATCATCAACAAAGGTGAAGTAGTGACGGATGATTCTGTTGAAAATCTATTAAGATTATTTCAAGCTATATCATATCAGTTCATTGTTGATCGTCCCTTGAAAGAGGAACAGAATGAGAAATTACGCCAACGGTATCCGACAATGAGAAGTGGCTTTATAGAAGGAAATCATACCTTGGAGTTCACGATTTTGGAAAAGAAGGATTTCTATCAGATTGTAGAAATGCTAAAAGGTTTCCATGTGTTTATTGAATCAATTGATAAGCACCAGATCAACTTTGAACAAGTCTTTCTCACGTTGGTCAAGGGAGAACGGCAATATGCAACTATATAA